A portion of the Pectobacterium brasiliense genome contains these proteins:
- a CDS encoding ABC transporter substrate-binding protein: MKIKNKVSTLFAVSFLTLGLSSHSLAAEVTVWAWDPNFNVAAMHEASSIYKKADPSFSLKVIDSGKEDIEQKLNTMLASGVKNSLPDIVLIEDYNAQKYLQAYPDSFIPLQDAIDYSQFAPYKTKVMTVGDKVYGVPFDSGVAGMFYRLDYLEAAGYKESDMVNITWDKYIEIGKQVKAKTGVDMLTYDMNDVVLPHIMMQSGGEWFFDNQGQLNLTKNNALKETLKTIKAINDAKIARPISGWSSFVGSFNAGKSASVVSGVWVIGSIKSAEDQKGKWRVAPIPRLNLDKAVHASNQGGSSWYVLKGGKNTKQAIEFLQKTFAADSNMYQTLLVDRGALATFLPATSGPAYAVKDPFFGGQPVFADFSKWVTEIPQVSYGMYTQEVDNAIAAEIPALLKGDSVDDVLKRAEATLKNQIMQ; this comes from the coding sequence ATGAAGATCAAGAATAAAGTATCTACCCTATTTGCAGTTTCATTCCTCACGCTGGGCTTATCGAGTCACAGCCTGGCTGCTGAAGTCACCGTGTGGGCCTGGGATCCTAACTTCAATGTTGCGGCAATGCATGAGGCATCGTCGATATATAAAAAAGCCGATCCAAGTTTTAGTCTGAAAGTGATCGACTCAGGTAAAGAAGATATTGAGCAGAAATTAAATACCATGTTGGCTTCAGGGGTTAAAAACTCGCTTCCTGATATTGTGCTTATTGAAGATTATAATGCTCAGAAATATCTTCAGGCTTATCCTGATTCGTTTATTCCATTACAAGATGCTATCGATTACAGCCAGTTTGCACCTTATAAAACGAAAGTGATGACGGTAGGGGATAAGGTATACGGTGTTCCTTTTGATTCCGGCGTGGCGGGAATGTTCTATCGACTCGATTATCTGGAGGCTGCCGGATATAAAGAGAGTGATATGGTGAATATTACCTGGGATAAATATATTGAGATCGGTAAGCAGGTAAAAGCGAAAACCGGTGTTGATATGCTGACCTACGATATGAATGATGTGGTTCTCCCTCATATTATGATGCAGTCCGGTGGAGAATGGTTCTTCGATAATCAAGGACAACTCAATCTCACCAAAAACAATGCACTGAAAGAAACGTTAAAAACGATTAAAGCGATTAATGACGCGAAAATTGCACGTCCTATCTCAGGCTGGTCGAGTTTTGTCGGGAGCTTTAATGCCGGAAAATCGGCGAGTGTGGTTTCTGGCGTATGGGTGATTGGCTCCATTAAAAGTGCTGAAGATCAGAAAGGAAAATGGCGTGTCGCGCCGATCCCACGGTTGAACCTCGATAAAGCGGTACATGCTTCCAATCAGGGGGGATCGAGCTGGTATGTCTTAAAAGGTGGCAAAAATACTAAACAGGCGATTGAATTTTTGCAGAAAACCTTTGCGGCAGATAGCAATATGTATCAAACCCTTTTGGTTGATCGCGGTGCGCTCGCCACCTTCCTTCCCGCCACTTCCGGCCCTGCTTATGCAGTAAAGGATCCGTTCTTTGGTGGTCAGCCCGTGTTTGCTGATTTCTCTAAATGGGTGACTGAAATTCCACAGGTTTCCTACGGAATGTATACCCAGGAAGTTGATAACGCCATTGCTGCTGAAATACCTGCATTACTGAAAGGCGATTCTGTTGATGACGTTTTAAAACGCGCCGAAGCGACATTAAAAAATCAGATTATGCAGTAG